One region of Sulfurisphaera ohwakuensis genomic DNA includes:
- a CDS encoding ATP-binding cassette domain-containing protein has protein sequence MLKYECLSVKGKLNCFSLEIKEDSGILGQRDSGKEEIINATFKLTKDFSGRILLDDIDITRYNEEIYWTKISVIFYDPMKLFNPIYDIASHFIEIGISHGIENEEAILETAEEILKILGMKKEVLFSYPNQLKPLELKKTALALASFLEPEYIFIDDIEYNLSTLEIELLINSILDLKETFNMKLIVFDNDPAVISRLTDYVVVLYRGEIVEEGYNVIEYPYHPYTIDLIRGELKGKNLIGKGCIYSENCRFSTLNCKNITPKLVDLGGRRLKCLGFPW, from the coding sequence ATGTTAAAGTACGAATGTTTAAGCGTAAAAGGAAAGTTAAACTGTTTCTCACTTGAGATTAAAGAAGATTCTGGAATATTAGGACAAAGAGATAGTGGTAAGGAAGAAATAATAAATGCTACTTTTAAGTTGACAAAAGATTTTAGTGGACGAATTCTCTTAGATGACATAGATATTACAAGATATAATGAAGAGATATATTGGACTAAAATTTCTGTTATATTTTATGATCCAATGAAATTATTTAATCCGATCTACGATATAGCATCACACTTTATTGAAATTGGGATAAGCCATGGAATTGAAAATGAAGAGGCTATTTTAGAGACTGCTGAAGAGATTTTAAAAATATTGGGTATGAAGAAAGAGGTACTTTTCTCTTATCCGAATCAGTTAAAACCATTAGAATTAAAGAAGACAGCATTAGCATTAGCTTCATTTCTTGAACCAGAATATATCTTCATAGATGACATTGAATATAATTTAAGTACTTTAGAAATAGAACTTCTAATTAACTCTATTTTGGATTTAAAAGAGACATTCAATATGAAACTTATTGTTTTTGATAATGATCCAGCAGTTATATCTAGATTAACTGACTATGTTGTAGTTCTTTATAGGGGTGAAATAGTAGAAGAAGGATACAATGTGATTGAATATCCTTATCATCCGTATACAATAGATTTAATTAGAGGTGAATTGAAAGGAAAAAACCTAATTGGGAAAGGATGTATATATAGTGAAAATTGTAGGTTTTCAACTCTCAATTGTAAAAACATTACTCCAAAGCTAGTTGATCTAGGAGGTAGAAGGTTAAAATGTTTGGGATTCCCATGGTAA
- a CDS encoding MFS transporter, whose amino-acid sequence MTENRNSLILASIILVLMTVSARSVNNMVTTTVPLLGKYVLSLPDSIVGLLSTVMFAFTFLSTSYLNPRLNAQLRRKVFIASNVIIALSLILFSYSNVITIWIISALAGLVFGFIMPNLVTAASLTKDRRSAERLLSLYSTSLSLSLIIGPALESYLLTMFNYRQIFLWFLPLAILGTIISFNIKFPDVKREESGISVLKNKGLIASILSITTYNVPFAAFTTFLAILAKERFDLSNFEAYSVFLPFYIISFLTRLSMTIRPFRDLRMPLLVSILITIAGLIGILYAPSYSLFLVVIALLGIPHGSIFPMSTIMISRATRIEERNAVNSYFLAYNNILFLLVPAIVGFIAIFIGLTLAITLLVIPVVLSSILFFKMFWNDEITR is encoded by the coding sequence ATGACTGAGAATAGAAATAGCCTGATCTTAGCTTCGATTATTTTAGTCCTTATGACAGTATCAGCAAGATCAGTAAACAATATGGTAACCACAACAGTACCACTTCTGGGAAAATATGTTCTCTCTTTACCAGACTCTATAGTTGGACTTTTATCCACAGTCATGTTTGCCTTTACTTTTCTTTCAACATCTTATCTTAATCCTAGATTAAACGCACAACTTAGAAGAAAAGTGTTTATAGCTTCTAATGTAATAATAGCACTCTCATTAATCTTATTTAGTTATTCAAACGTTATAACTATTTGGATTATTTCAGCATTAGCCGGTTTAGTTTTTGGCTTTATAATGCCAAACCTCGTCACAGCAGCTAGTTTAACAAAGGATAGGAGATCGGCAGAGAGATTATTATCACTTTATTCTACAAGTTTAAGCCTAAGTCTAATAATAGGCCCAGCTCTGGAGTCTTATTTATTAACAATGTTTAACTACAGACAAATTTTCCTTTGGTTCTTACCATTAGCTATCCTAGGAACAATAATTTCCTTTAACATAAAATTCCCTGATGTAAAAAGAGAAGAATCTGGAATTTCTGTGCTTAAAAATAAGGGATTAATTGCATCTATTTTATCAATAACTACCTATAATGTACCGTTTGCAGCATTTACAACATTCTTAGCAATTTTAGCAAAAGAAAGGTTTGACTTATCTAACTTTGAGGCTTACTCTGTCTTTTTACCTTTCTATATTATATCATTTTTAACTAGGTTGTCAATGACTATAAGACCATTTAGGGATTTAAGAATGCCGTTATTAGTTTCAATACTTATTACCATAGCTGGTCTAATAGGAATACTATATGCACCTTCGTACTCTCTGTTTCTAGTCGTAATAGCACTATTAGGAATTCCTCATGGCTCAATATTCCCGATGTCTACAATAATGATAAGTAGGGCTACAAGGATAGAAGAAAGAAACGCTGTAAATTCCTACTTCTTAGCGTATAACAATATATTATTCCTTTTAGTTCCAGCTATTGTTGGTTTTATAGCAATCTTCATAGGCTTAACCTTAGCAATTACTTTACTAGTAATTCCAGTAGTTTTGTCATCAATACTCTTCTTTAAGATGTTCTGGAATGATGAGATCACACGATGA
- a CDS encoding alpha-ketoacid dehydrogenase subunit beta — MKIKGIAQAIANAIAQEMERNDRIVVLGEDVTYWGAVFGFTQGLFEKFGRRRVIDTPITEQTFMGISVGAAAVGLHPVVSLMFVDFLGAGFDQMFNHMAKNYYMSGGQFPMPVTVITAIGGGYGDSAQHSQVLYSLFAHLPGFKVVIPSTPYDAKGLTVKALRDPNPVVIFGHKLLTGLPFLPFEGTEEEIPDEPYEVEFGKAAIRREGSDITIIGVGLMVHRSLKAAEMLQKDGISAEVIDLRTLVPLDEDTIIKSAKKTGRVLIVDEDYMSYGMTGEITFRIQSKALKDLKVPIERLAVPDVPIPFSKPLEEAVIPSVNAIYEKAKKLV, encoded by the coding sequence ATGAAAATTAAGGGCATAGCCCAAGCAATAGCTAATGCAATAGCTCAAGAAATGGAAAGAAATGACAGAATAGTAGTCTTAGGAGAGGATGTAACGTATTGGGGTGCAGTTTTCGGCTTTACACAAGGTCTTTTTGAGAAGTTTGGTAGAAGGAGAGTAATTGATACTCCAATAACTGAACAAACTTTTATGGGAATAAGTGTTGGTGCTGCAGCAGTTGGTTTACATCCAGTAGTTTCCTTAATGTTTGTGGATTTCCTTGGAGCGGGGTTTGATCAAATGTTTAATCATATGGCAAAGAATTATTATATGAGTGGTGGGCAATTCCCAATGCCGGTAACAGTAATAACTGCTATTGGTGGCGGGTATGGAGATTCTGCACAACATTCTCAAGTACTATATAGTCTTTTTGCTCATTTACCAGGATTTAAGGTAGTAATACCTTCAACGCCTTATGATGCAAAAGGTTTAACCGTAAAAGCATTGAGAGATCCTAATCCCGTTGTAATATTCGGTCATAAGCTCCTTACTGGATTACCGTTCCTGCCCTTTGAAGGAACCGAAGAGGAAATTCCAGATGAGCCCTATGAAGTCGAGTTTGGTAAGGCAGCTATAAGGAGAGAAGGAAGTGACATAACTATAATAGGTGTTGGGTTAATGGTACATAGAAGTTTAAAAGCAGCTGAAATGCTTCAGAAAGATGGTATTTCTGCTGAGGTTATTGATTTGAGAACTTTAGTACCATTGGATGAAGATACAATTATTAAATCCGCAAAAAAGACTGGCAGAGTATTAATTGTTGATGAGGATTATATGAGTTATGGAATGACGGGTGAAATTACGTTTAGAATACAATCTAAAGCACTAAAGGATTTAAAGGTACCAATTGAGAGGTTAGCTGTTCCAGATGTTCCCATTCCGTTTTCAAAACCGTTAGAAGAAGCAGTAATACCCAGTGTGAATGCAATATATGAGAAGGCTAAAAAGTTAGTGTAA
- a CDS encoding thiamine pyrophosphate-dependent dehydrogenase E1 component subunit alpha yields the protein MIIKPEPTLKDLQFILEENRIKASDLLEMYRRMVLSRYFEEEIKRIYNQDKNPFNMAVGLIRGEMHLSIGQEAIAVGTLYNARDEDVVISTHRPHHHAIAKGVDLKKLAAEIFGKVTGLCRGKGGHMHLFDKTKNFACSGIVGASFPQAAGAAFAFKYLGKDNVAFAFAGEGASNHGTFFETLNLASSWELPLVIVIEDNKYADSTPKSLTMATTFHYQQGLANNVLSYLVDGMDVVDVYITAKKAVEKARRGFGPTLIEALTYRYVGHFEGDTEEYRSKEEVEFWYTVDPIRRHENRLLKLGYADEDKLNKIKEEAKKEVSEAIKFAIESPLPDPNEAFVGVFA from the coding sequence ATGATTATAAAACCTGAGCCCACACTAAAAGATTTACAATTTATTTTAGAAGAGAATAGAATAAAAGCTAGTGATTTACTAGAAATGTATAGGAGAATGGTTTTATCTAGGTATTTTGAGGAAGAAATTAAGCGAATATATAATCAAGATAAAAATCCATTCAACATGGCTGTAGGTTTAATAAGAGGTGAAATGCATCTATCTATAGGTCAAGAGGCTATAGCTGTAGGGACTTTATACAATGCTCGTGATGAGGATGTTGTGATAAGTACTCATAGACCTCATCATCATGCTATAGCTAAAGGTGTTGATTTAAAGAAACTGGCCGCGGAAATATTTGGAAAAGTAACAGGTTTATGTAGGGGTAAAGGTGGACATATGCATTTGTTTGATAAAACTAAGAATTTTGCTTGTAGTGGTATTGTTGGTGCATCGTTTCCACAAGCTGCGGGAGCAGCATTTGCATTTAAATATCTTGGTAAGGATAATGTAGCATTTGCATTTGCTGGAGAGGGTGCTTCAAATCATGGAACGTTTTTTGAAACGTTAAATCTTGCCAGTTCATGGGAGCTTCCATTAGTAATTGTTATTGAAGACAATAAATATGCTGACTCTACTCCAAAATCGTTAACCATGGCTACAACTTTTCATTATCAACAAGGATTAGCAAATAATGTTCTATCTTATTTAGTTGATGGAATGGATGTTGTCGATGTTTATATTACAGCTAAAAAAGCTGTTGAAAAGGCTAGAAGAGGTTTTGGTCCAACTCTAATAGAGGCATTAACTTATAGATATGTAGGTCATTTTGAAGGAGATACTGAAGAATATAGGAGTAAAGAAGAAGTTGAGTTCTGGTACACTGTAGATCCCATAAGGAGGCATGAGAATAGATTATTGAAGTTAGGTTATGCTGATGAAGATAAGTTAAATAAAATTAAAGAAGAAGCTAAGAAAGAAGTAAGTGAAGCAATTAAGTTTGCAATTGAATCTCCTTTACCCGATCCTAATGAGGCTTTTGTTGGGGTGTTTGCATGA
- a CDS encoding peptide ABC transporter permease, whose protein sequence is MIRLYVLLGLFISIVTSSIFLDFYQLPKGKPLTPPNPSYPLGTYINGENMINVNAVAIVNTLVFGSIVGILETLLSVTYGVIAGIIGGKVRTTMVRVADSINSIPRLPFLLSIALFYGIPTGTSLKANFFVTAIIVALTGWPLFARQIAEVIYTQSIGKSLRIIIKRIPIRIGFHVLGVKQTIQLIIPSAIDGISTYTAMGVIGGVGDPRYPTLTTLLNTASHLIPDWWLFLIPAIFRGIILILLQLLADEIRRI, encoded by the coding sequence ATGATTAGACTTTACGTATTGTTAGGACTATTTATTTCTATTGTAACTTCAAGTATATTCCTTGACTTTTATCAATTACCTAAAGGGAAACCATTAACACCACCTAATCCCTCATACCCTTTAGGTACTTATATCAATGGAGAAAATATGATAAATGTAAATGCCGTTGCAATAGTTAACACATTAGTGTTCGGTAGTATAGTCGGCATACTTGAGACGTTACTATCAGTAACTTATGGTGTTATTGCAGGGATTATAGGAGGGAAAGTAAGAACTACTATGGTTAGAGTTGCTGACTCTATAAATTCTATACCCAGATTACCTTTCTTACTTTCAATAGCATTGTTTTACGGCATACCTACTGGAACATCACTAAAAGCGAATTTTTTCGTAACTGCTATAATAGTCGCCCTAACTGGTTGGCCCCTTTTTGCTAGACAAATTGCTGAAGTAATTTATACTCAGTCCATTGGGAAATCGTTAAGGATAATAATTAAAAGGATTCCAATAAGAATAGGTTTTCACGTTTTGGGAGTAAAGCAGACTATTCAATTAATTATTCCTTCAGCTATAGACGGAATATCTACTTACACAGCTATGGGTGTTATTGGAGGTGTTGGTGATCCGAGATATCCGACTCTGACTACATTACTTAATACGGCATCACACTTAATTCCAGACTGGTGGCTGTTTCTTATACCAGCAATATTTAGGGGTATTATACTTATCCTACTTCAATTATTAGCCGATGAAATAAGGAGGATTTAA
- a CDS encoding iron-containing alcohol dehydrogenase codes for MFKLQYPKTQVIYGNDALEWLSGIKSSKVAIVTTRSLLNSKLLLNILSLIKGDVIEGPRQHTPEEDVDKLARALSNYDTVIGLGGGSIIDGIKITFRGYYIAVPTTFAGAEHTQSGGFTSEGLKKSKIGKDIDVVILDPRATLETPKWLLLASGVRAIDHAIEALYSKDSNPFTDSLAIEGFKKLIRCLKDVDSLENRGLCQIGAWLSSLTMRYVRMGISHVFGYVYGPRYNIPHGITSCISLPHAIKLNYEIAKNKLREIEINEAPLYEFMERFLTSLGIRKKLSEYAKLEDALKYVDVFVNLVNNSGNPIKIDIGTAKKFIKEVY; via the coding sequence GTGTTTAAGTTACAATATCCTAAAACTCAAGTTATTTACGGTAATGATGCTCTTGAGTGGTTAAGCGGTATAAAAAGTAGTAAAGTGGCTATAGTTACAACTAGAAGTTTACTGAATAGTAAACTATTATTAAATATATTGAGCTTAATTAAGGGTGATGTTATTGAAGGACCCAGACAACATACCCCAGAGGAGGATGTAGATAAATTAGCCAGAGCTCTCTCAAATTACGATACTGTTATAGGTTTGGGTGGGGGGAGTATAATTGATGGTATAAAAATAACCTTTCGGGGATATTATATAGCAGTACCTACAACATTTGCTGGAGCAGAGCATACGCAATCTGGAGGTTTTACATCGGAAGGGTTAAAGAAAAGTAAAATTGGAAAGGATATTGATGTGGTAATTTTAGACCCAAGGGCTACATTAGAGACTCCTAAATGGTTACTTTTGGCGTCTGGAGTTAGGGCTATAGATCACGCAATAGAAGCCTTATATTCTAAAGATTCAAATCCATTTACAGATTCATTAGCAATTGAGGGATTTAAGAAATTAATAAGATGTTTAAAAGATGTGGATTCGCTAGAGAATAGAGGATTATGTCAAATTGGAGCTTGGTTATCTTCACTAACAATGAGATATGTAAGGATGGGGATAAGTCATGTTTTTGGATATGTATATGGTCCAAGATATAACATTCCGCATGGTATCACGTCTTGTATTTCTCTTCCTCATGCAATAAAGCTAAACTATGAAATTGCTAAAAATAAATTACGAGAAATCGAAATTAATGAAGCTCCTTTATATGAATTTATGGAAAGATTTTTGACTAGTCTAGGTATAAGGAAAAAACTCAGTGAGTATGCTAAGCTAGAAGATGCCTTAAAGTACGTCGATGTTTTTGTGAATTTAGTTAATAATAGTGGCAATCCAATAAAAATTGATATTGGAACTGCTAAGAAATTCATTAAGGAGGTTTACTAA
- a CDS encoding type II toxin-antitoxin system VapC family toxin produces MAVVDASIVIKWFANENYSKEALILKESYVKGLEDLSAPCILPFEVLNGLKYTCGLGEKELEEVGKILSDFQITLYGFEDMLDEIVSLLLRYGITIYDASYIALGKILNDKVYTADEKLIRKVKELPFVVHIKDYKQQ; encoded by the coding sequence TTGGCAGTCGTAGATGCTTCAATTGTAATAAAATGGTTTGCTAATGAAAATTATAGTAAAGAAGCATTAATTCTTAAGGAGTCATATGTAAAAGGTTTAGAGGATTTATCAGCACCTTGCATTCTCCCCTTTGAAGTATTAAACGGGTTAAAATATACTTGTGGTCTGGGAGAAAAGGAATTAGAAGAAGTAGGTAAAATTTTATCCGATTTTCAGATAACACTTTATGGCTTCGAGGATATGTTAGACGAAATAGTTTCCTTATTACTTAGATACGGTATAACAATATATGATGCCTCGTATATAGCATTAGGTAAAATTCTGAATGATAAAGTTTATACTGCTGATGAAAAACTAATTAGAAAAGTCAAAGAATTACCTTTCGTAGTTCACATAAAGGATTATAAACAACAATAG
- a CDS encoding PIN domain-containing protein has protein sequence MRVVVDTGVLVEVLEGSELGEKFIQLVSKGKLEPIITNLTLVELTYIICRRYGIDKARELIMKLLDSGYFELVNALDFADEIVKVKCNNSLSIIDASVIATAKGLGITALFKMEKELKDKKIDNLIFIENLTNI, from the coding sequence ATGAGAGTAGTAGTTGATACTGGAGTATTGGTTGAGGTTTTAGAAGGCTCTGAACTCGGAGAGAAATTTATCCAGTTAGTCAGTAAAGGGAAATTAGAACCTATAATCACTAATCTAACTCTAGTCGAGTTAACTTATATTATATGTAGAAGATATGGAATAGATAAAGCCAGAGAACTAATCATGAAACTTTTAGATTCAGGTTATTTCGAGCTAGTTAATGCATTAGATTTTGCTGACGAGATTGTTAAAGTAAAGTGTAATAATTCTCTTTCTATAATTGATGCGTCAGTTATCGCTACGGCTAAGGGGCTCGGGATTACTGCATTGTTTAAAATGGAAAAGGAGTTAAAAGATAAGAAAATAGATAATTTAATATTTATTGAAAATCTTACTAATATTTAA